From the Jatrophihabitans endophyticus genome, one window contains:
- the hisS gene encoding histidine--tRNA ligase, protein MVSGFPELLPGQRFVELAVLDRLRSTFELHGFAPLETPAAEPLDTLLRKGEIDKEVYVLRRLQAGDDASDSGLGLHYDLTVPFARYVLEHAGHLEFPFRRYQIQKVWRGERPQQGRYREFTQADIDIVARDTLPFHHDVEIARVMAEALAALDFLPPLTLQVNNRRLIEGFYLGIGAPHVGAVMREIDKLDKVSVDQVRALLTGVADLDEGQADVCLRLAEIRSTDTSFVDEVRALGVEHELLAQGLDELAAVIEGAAAIEGVTVEADLRIARGLDYYTGTVFETRMSGWESLGSICSGGRYDALASDGRSTYPGVGISLGVTRLLMPLFQSGELTGSRAVPSAVLVALPSEDARAASDDTAQALRRRGIAAEVAATPQKFGKQIRYAERRGIPFVWFPGAAGAPDEVKDIRSGEQHEADATTWTPPESDLRPQVIATKVDR, encoded by the coding sequence ATGGTCTCCGGATTCCCCGAACTGCTGCCCGGCCAGCGATTCGTCGAGCTCGCCGTGCTCGACCGGCTGCGCTCGACCTTCGAGCTGCACGGCTTCGCCCCCCTCGAGACGCCGGCGGCCGAGCCGCTGGACACCCTGCTGCGCAAGGGCGAGATCGACAAGGAGGTCTACGTCCTGCGCCGGCTGCAGGCGGGCGACGACGCGTCGGACTCCGGGCTCGGCCTGCACTACGACCTCACCGTGCCGTTCGCCCGCTACGTGCTCGAGCACGCCGGGCACCTGGAGTTCCCGTTCCGCCGCTACCAGATCCAGAAGGTGTGGCGCGGCGAGCGGCCACAGCAGGGGCGCTACCGCGAGTTCACGCAGGCCGACATCGACATCGTCGCCCGCGACACGCTGCCCTTCCACCACGACGTCGAGATCGCCCGGGTCATGGCCGAGGCCCTCGCGGCGCTGGACTTCCTGCCACCGCTCACGCTGCAGGTGAACAACCGACGGCTGATCGAGGGCTTCTACCTCGGCATCGGTGCCCCGCACGTCGGCGCCGTCATGCGCGAGATCGACAAGCTGGACAAGGTCTCGGTCGACCAGGTGCGCGCGCTGCTCACCGGGGTCGCCGACCTGGACGAGGGGCAGGCCGACGTCTGCCTGCGGCTGGCCGAGATCCGCTCGACCGACACGTCCTTCGTCGACGAGGTGCGCGCGCTGGGTGTCGAGCACGAGTTGCTGGCGCAGGGGCTCGACGAGCTCGCGGCGGTGATCGAGGGCGCCGCCGCGATCGAGGGCGTGACGGTGGAGGCCGACCTGCGCATCGCGCGCGGCCTCGACTACTACACCGGCACCGTCTTCGAGACCCGGATGTCCGGCTGGGAGTCGCTGGGCTCGATCTGCTCCGGCGGCCGGTACGACGCGCTCGCCTCCGACGGCAGGAGCACCTACCCGGGCGTCGGCATCTCCCTCGGCGTCACCCGGTTGCTCATGCCGCTGTTCCAGAGCGGCGAGCTCACCGGTTCGCGCGCCGTCCCGTCGGCCGTGCTCGTCGCGCTGCCGAGCGAGGACGCCCGCGCCGCGTCCGACGACACCGCGCAGGCGTTGCGGCGCCGGGGGATCGCGGCCGAGGTCGCGGCGACCCCGCAGAAGTTCGGCAAGCAGATCCGCTACGCCGAGCGACGGGGCATCCCGTTCGTCTGGTTCCCCGGTGCCGCCGGTGCGCCGGACGAGGTCAAGGACATCCGCTCCGGCGAGCAGCACGAGGCCGACGCCACGACCTGGACACCCCCTGAATCCGACCTGCGCCCGCAGGTGATCGCAACGAAGGTTGACCGATGA
- the aspS gene encoding aspartate--tRNA ligase, with product MIRTHDAGTLRASDAGTTVTLAGWVATRRDHGGVTFIDLRDASGVVQVVVRENELAHGLRNEWVLKVTGEVRSRDAQNVNPNLPTGEVEVAATAVEVLNEAAALPFQLDAHAEVGEEARLRYRYLDLRRAEPAAAIRLRSKVNQAARDVLLDRDFVEIETPTLTRSTPEGARDFLVPARLRPGSWYALPQSPQLFKQLLMVAGMERYFQIARCYRDEDFRADRQPEFTQLDIEMSFVDQDDVIALAEAVLRALWQLIGHEVGEIPRMTYADSMRRYGSDKPDLRFDLELVECTDFFADTPFRVFQAPYVGAVVMAGGASQPRRTLDGWQEFAKQRGHRGLAYVLVGEDGELGGPVAKNLSDAERAGIVAHVGAKPGDCVFFAAGTPSSARGLLGATRLEIGRRLGLIDENAWSFLWIVDAPLFEPASEAVASGDVAVGSGAWTAVHHAFTSPRPESLDTFDTDPGSALAYAYDIVCNGNEIGGGSIRIHRRDVQERVFRIMGLDDAQAQEKFGFLLDAFSYGAPPHGGIAFGWDRICALLSGADSIRDVIAFPKSGGGYDPLTAAPAPITPEQRKEAGVDAEPAKDEPAKDRPAKDGSDE from the coding sequence ATGATCCGAACCCACGACGCGGGCACGCTCCGCGCGTCCGACGCAGGCACGACCGTCACCCTGGCCGGGTGGGTGGCGACCCGGCGCGACCACGGTGGCGTCACCTTCATCGACCTGCGTGACGCGTCGGGCGTCGTGCAGGTCGTGGTGCGGGAGAACGAGCTGGCCCACGGCCTGCGCAACGAATGGGTGCTGAAGGTGACCGGCGAGGTCCGCAGCCGCGACGCGCAGAACGTCAACCCCAACCTGCCCACCGGCGAGGTCGAGGTCGCGGCCACCGCCGTCGAGGTGCTGAACGAGGCCGCCGCGCTGCCCTTCCAGCTCGACGCCCATGCCGAGGTCGGCGAGGAGGCGCGGCTGCGCTATCGCTACCTCGATCTGCGCCGCGCCGAGCCCGCTGCGGCGATCCGGCTGCGCAGCAAGGTGAACCAGGCCGCCCGGGACGTCCTGCTCGACCGCGACTTCGTCGAGATCGAGACGCCGACGCTCACCCGCTCCACCCCCGAGGGCGCCCGCGACTTCCTCGTCCCCGCGCGGCTGCGGCCGGGCAGCTGGTACGCGCTGCCGCAGTCGCCGCAGCTGTTCAAGCAGCTGCTCATGGTGGCGGGCATGGAGCGCTACTTCCAGATCGCCCGCTGCTACCGCGACGAGGACTTCCGCGCCGACCGGCAGCCGGAGTTCACCCAGCTCGACATCGAGATGAGCTTCGTCGACCAGGACGACGTCATCGCGCTCGCCGAGGCGGTGCTGCGCGCGCTGTGGCAGCTCATCGGCCACGAGGTCGGCGAGATCCCGCGGATGACCTACGCCGACTCCATGCGCCGCTACGGCTCCGACAAGCCCGACCTGCGCTTCGACCTCGAGCTCGTCGAGTGCACCGACTTCTTCGCCGACACCCCGTTCCGGGTGTTCCAGGCGCCGTACGTGGGTGCGGTCGTCATGGCGGGCGGCGCGTCGCAGCCGCGTCGCACCCTCGACGGCTGGCAGGAGTTCGCCAAGCAGCGCGGGCACCGGGGCCTGGCGTACGTCCTCGTGGGGGAGGACGGCGAGCTCGGCGGACCGGTCGCCAAGAACCTGTCCGACGCCGAACGCGCCGGCATCGTCGCCCACGTCGGGGCGAAGCCGGGCGACTGCGTGTTCTTCGCCGCGGGCACACCGTCCTCGGCTCGCGGGCTGCTCGGCGCCACCCGCCTCGAGATCGGCCGCCGGCTCGGGCTGATCGACGAGAACGCCTGGTCGTTCCTCTGGATCGTCGACGCCCCGCTGTTCGAGCCGGCCTCCGAGGCGGTCGCCTCCGGCGACGTCGCGGTCGGCAGCGGCGCATGGACGGCCGTCCACCACGCCTTCACCTCGCCCAGGCCCGAGTCGCTGGACACCTTCGACACCGACCCGGGCTCGGCGCTCGCGTACGCCTACGACATCGTCTGCAACGGCAACGAGATCGGCGGCGGGTCGATCCGTATCCACCGCCGCGACGTGCAGGAGCGCGTCTTCCGGATCATGGGGTTGGACGACGCGCAGGCCCAGGAGAAGTTCGGCTTCCTGCTCGACGCGTTCAGCTACGGCGCGCCGCCGCACGGCGGCATCGCCTTCGGCTGGGACCGCATCTGCGCGCTGCTGTCCGGCGCGGACTCCATCCGCGACGTCATCGCCTTCCCCAAGTCCGGCGGCGGGTACGACCCGCTGACCGCCGCGCCCGCGCCGATCACGCCCGAGCAGCGCAAGGAGGCCGGTGTCGACGCCGAGCCGGCGAAGGACGAGCCGGCGAAGGACAGGCCGGCGAAGGACGGGTCCGATGAGTGA
- a CDS encoding nitroreductase family deazaflavin-dependent oxidoreductase: MSDMNQRIIDEFHTKDGIVSGPFDGANIVLLHHTGRRSGTGYVAPVVWFAGPPGAIHVVASAAGAPTHPQWYENLVAAGRATVEVGRGDGVGGIDTHDVTVRELDGEERDRVYADIVRQAPFFGTYAEKTAGVRTIPVLELTRS; encoded by the coding sequence ATGAGTGACATGAACCAGCGCATCATCGACGAGTTCCACACGAAGGACGGCATCGTCTCCGGGCCGTTCGACGGCGCGAACATCGTGCTGCTGCACCACACCGGCCGTCGGTCCGGCACCGGATACGTCGCGCCCGTCGTGTGGTTCGCGGGGCCGCCCGGCGCGATCCACGTGGTCGCGTCGGCCGCCGGGGCGCCCACCCACCCGCAGTGGTACGAGAACCTGGTCGCGGCGGGCCGGGCCACCGTCGAGGTCGGCCGGGGCGACGGCGTCGGCGGCATCGACACCCACGACGTGACCGTCCGCGAGCTCGACGGCGAGGAGCGCGACCGCGTCTACGCCGACATCGTGCGGCAGGCCCCGTTCTTCGGCACCTACGCGGAGAAGACGGCGGGCGTGCGCACCATCCCGGTCCTGGAGTTGACGCGATCATGA
- a CDS encoding SseB family protein, with protein sequence MSSPTDIPGFGGGHPDPVDPSAGPDAAGGIRNDAVRAALDASAESPGPRTSVDILRHCLFGYLLLDVTGSEITVTDEGEVAPGSTISVRGGEGPDGQPAIFAYTSHDEIVRMYPPEGPGDGIEVQSLVQDAAGVLELARAQEAGWLYLDPAGPSAALAAEDIDFALRVPRNDAVRATLEPGVPRAELLAALTAEGPLSLAVIAPDVEPGVAEEGTQVQVRTVDAPELTDGAQALAVFTSGPEVVASAPEDRIATQTAADVVELAREGGFAGLLINPAGPWAYVSADELAGLDTAGGAGE encoded by the coding sequence ATGAGCTCGCCCACCGACATCCCCGGCTTCGGGGGCGGCCACCCCGATCCCGTCGACCCGTCCGCCGGTCCCGACGCGGCCGGCGGGATCCGCAACGACGCGGTGCGGGCCGCGCTGGACGCGTCGGCCGAGTCGCCGGGGCCGCGGACGAGCGTCGACATCCTGCGCCACTGCCTGTTCGGCTACCTGCTGCTGGACGTCACGGGCTCGGAGATCACGGTGACCGACGAGGGCGAGGTCGCGCCCGGTTCGACGATCTCGGTACGCGGCGGCGAGGGCCCGGACGGTCAGCCGGCGATCTTCGCCTACACCTCGCACGACGAGATCGTGCGGATGTACCCGCCCGAGGGACCGGGGGACGGCATCGAGGTGCAGTCCCTGGTCCAGGACGCCGCGGGCGTGCTGGAGCTCGCCCGCGCGCAGGAGGCCGGCTGGCTCTACCTCGACCCCGCCGGGCCGAGCGCGGCACTGGCGGCCGAGGACATCGACTTCGCGCTCCGGGTGCCCCGCAACGACGCCGTCCGGGCGACGCTCGAGCCCGGCGTGCCCCGCGCCGAGCTGCTCGCCGCGCTCACGGCGGAGGGGCCGCTCTCCCTCGCGGTCATCGCGCCCGACGTCGAACCCGGCGTCGCCGAGGAGGGCACCCAGGTGCAGGTGCGCACCGTCGACGCCCCGGAGCTCACCGACGGCGCGCAGGCGCTCGCCGTCTTCACCTCCGGTCCCGAGGTCGTGGCCAGCGCGCCCGAGGACCGGATCGCGACGCAGACCGCCGCCGACGTCGTCGAGCTGGCCCGCGAGGGCGGCTTCGCCGGGCTGCTGATCAACCCGGCCGGGCCGTGGGCCTACGTGAGCGCCGACGAGCTGGCCGGGCTCGACACCGCGGGCGGCGCGGGGGAGTAG
- a CDS encoding potassium/proton antiporter, whose translation MTLDELYLVLLVGGLVVLVSIGATRLASVAGLPSLLLFLAFGVLLGEDVLGINFDNAQAAQDLGTAALAVILVEGGLTTRWSEVRSVMAPAGLLATLGVGISTVTTAVGVHLLLGFDWQLALLVGAIVSSTDAAAVFAILRVVPLPKRVAGLLEAESGFNDAPTVILVAIFSATPFHLDPLHLVGELVYELGVGAAIGVGVGFAGTYALSRLALPASGLYPLAIFGLGMVAFAAAGSAHASGFLAAYLSALVLANTGLPHRAATRSFAEGFGWLAQIGLFVLLGLLVDPSALPRQVVPALVAGLVLLLVARPLSVFASLLPFRVPVREQAFLSFAGLRGAVPIVLATFPIVEGIDGSERVLNIVFVLVVVFTLLQGPSLSPFAKLLGLAPRDALRDLEVEAAPLDVLDAELLTVAIQRGSRLDSVSVLELRLPQRSVITLVIRDGRSFVPDHTTRLRVGDEMLIVTSRKEREVTEQRLRAVSRRGSLARWFGETGDDD comes from the coding sequence GTGACCCTCGACGAGCTGTATCTGGTGCTGCTCGTCGGCGGGCTGGTCGTGCTCGTCAGCATCGGGGCCACCCGGCTCGCCTCCGTCGCCGGCCTGCCCAGTCTGCTGCTCTTCCTCGCCTTCGGCGTCCTGCTCGGCGAGGACGTCCTCGGCATCAACTTCGACAACGCGCAGGCCGCGCAGGATCTCGGCACCGCCGCCCTCGCCGTCATCCTGGTCGAGGGCGGGCTGACGACCCGATGGTCGGAGGTCAGGTCCGTCATGGCGCCGGCGGGGTTGCTCGCCACGCTGGGCGTCGGCATCAGCACGGTGACCACCGCCGTCGGCGTCCACCTGCTGCTGGGCTTCGACTGGCAGCTGGCACTGCTCGTGGGAGCGATCGTCTCCTCGACCGACGCGGCGGCGGTGTTCGCGATCCTGCGTGTCGTCCCGCTGCCGAAGCGGGTCGCCGGCCTGCTCGAGGCCGAGTCGGGCTTCAACGACGCCCCCACCGTCATCCTCGTCGCCATCTTCAGCGCCACGCCGTTCCACCTCGACCCGCTGCACCTGGTCGGCGAGCTGGTCTACGAGCTCGGCGTGGGCGCCGCGATCGGGGTGGGCGTCGGCTTCGCCGGCACGTACGCCCTCTCGCGCCTCGCCCTGCCGGCGTCCGGCCTCTACCCGCTCGCGATCTTCGGGCTGGGCATGGTCGCGTTCGCGGCCGCCGGCTCGGCGCACGCGAGCGGGTTCCTCGCGGCGTACCTGTCCGCGCTCGTGCTCGCCAACACCGGCCTGCCGCACCGGGCGGCGACCCGGTCGTTCGCCGAGGGGTTCGGCTGGCTGGCGCAGATCGGGCTGTTCGTCCTGCTCGGCCTGCTCGTCGATCCCAGCGCGCTGCCCAGACAGGTCGTGCCCGCCCTGGTGGCCGGCCTGGTGCTGCTGCTCGTCGCCCGGCCGCTGTCGGTGTTCGCCTCGCTGCTGCCGTTCCGGGTGCCGGTGCGCGAGCAGGCGTTCCTGTCCTTCGCCGGGCTGCGCGGGGCCGTCCCCATCGTGCTGGCGACGTTCCCGATCGTCGAGGGCATCGACGGCAGCGAGCGCGTCCTCAACATCGTCTTCGTGCTGGTCGTGGTCTTCACGTTGCTGCAGGGCCCCAGCCTGTCGCCGTTCGCCAAGCTGCTCGGCCTCGCGCCGCGGGATGCGCTGCGCGATCTCGAGGTCGAGGCCGCGCCCCTGGACGTCCTGGACGCCGAGCTGCTCACCGTCGCCATCCAGCGCGGCTCCCGGCTGGACTCGGTCTCGGTGCTCGAGCTGCGGCTGCCCCAGCGCAGCGTCATCACGCTCGTCATCCGCGACGGTCGCAGTTTCGTGCCGGATCACACCACGCGGTTGCGGGTGGGCGACGAGATGCTCATCGTCACCAGCCGCAAGGAGCGCGAGGTCACCGAGCAGCGGCTGCGCGCGGTCAGCCGGCGCGGCTCGCTGGCCCGCTGGTTCGGCGAGACCGGCGACGACGACTGA
- a CDS encoding signal peptidase II, with product MTALAPAPAPVRRVPPKRLRTYGAVVTVLVIAVAALDQVLKAWAWRVLGDVHVNSGGNPFTGGVVGGLLTGRVTGAVFDVVDAALVALAGLLLARHSPTRAVALTGGAALAGWASNLGDRLGLHYLTAPDSVRGAVDYLPFAGHYWNLADIVIVTGTAGFVVALLGWLGATAGSRPVLRDGGRRPARRPARRAVLPVALTAALSAVCVLAFLGATVVGHLDGPSSLAAAVG from the coding sequence ATGACCGCACTCGCGCCCGCGCCCGCCCCCGTCCGCCGAGTGCCGCCGAAGCGGCTGCGGACCTACGGCGCGGTCGTCACCGTCCTGGTGATCGCGGTGGCCGCGCTCGACCAGGTGCTCAAGGCATGGGCCTGGCGGGTCCTCGGCGACGTCCACGTCAACTCCGGCGGCAACCCGTTCACCGGCGGCGTGGTCGGCGGGCTGCTGACCGGCCGGGTCACCGGCGCGGTGTTCGACGTCGTCGACGCGGCGCTGGTCGCCCTGGCCGGCCTGCTGCTCGCCCGCCACAGCCCGACGCGCGCCGTCGCCCTGACCGGCGGCGCGGCCCTGGCGGGCTGGGCCAGCAACCTCGGCGACCGGCTCGGGCTGCACTACCTCACCGCCCCGGACAGCGTGCGCGGCGCGGTCGACTACCTGCCCTTCGCCGGTCACTACTGGAATCTCGCCGACATCGTGATCGTCACGGGCACCGCCGGGTTCGTGGTCGCCCTGCTCGGGTGGCTCGGCGCCACGGCCGGCTCGCGGCCCGTGCTGCGCGACGGCGGGCGGCGCCCCGCCCGACGCCCCGCGCGGCGGGCGGTGCTGCCCGTCGCGCTCACCGCGGCGCTGTCGGCGGTCTGCGTGCTGGCGTTCCTCGGCGCCACCGTCGTCGGCCACCTCGACGGCCCGTCCTCGCTCGCCGCGGCGGTCGGCTGA
- a CDS encoding IPT/TIG domain-containing protein, whose protein sequence is MSKTITRRVVAGVAATAATAGALIMGGGSAEATPTMAISSFNVHHLPATTAKSLLTITGTAFSESAISGVAINGCTAGSYVVTSSTTIVFKTDNSCAKSSTGVVTISKAAGGSVVSANSGKTALAFVDLPSLATNDDSASDPVVTAGTAGQAFADQTKTASLSGGQAIRVTAGTVKFVNSASYPLSATVDGYALKSITMPTGGNYFTGVLPAMAADAAPKLAVTSNGVTKTFSYAAGNSSAVADSFDFQISASPTISVTPASGPLDGTNVIAIKGSGFTASTTVTVDSASCPVVASTVKATSLSCTVAAGTTTGPVTVQTSTGGTTSIVSAGSTYTYVD, encoded by the coding sequence ATGTCCAAGACCATCACCCGGCGCGTCGTCGCCGGCGTCGCCGCCACTGCGGCCACCGCGGGCGCCCTGATCATGGGCGGTGGCTCGGCCGAGGCCACCCCGACCATGGCCATCTCGTCGTTCAACGTCCACCACCTGCCGGCCACCACCGCGAAGTCCCTGCTGACCATCACCGGCACCGCCTTCAGCGAGTCCGCGATCAGCGGCGTCGCGATCAACGGCTGCACCGCCGGCTCCTACGTCGTCACCTCGTCGACCACGATCGTGTTCAAGACCGACAACAGCTGCGCGAAGTCCTCGACCGGTGTCGTCACCATCAGCAAGGCCGCCGGCGGCAGCGTCGTCTCGGCGAACTCCGGCAAGACCGCGCTCGCCTTCGTCGACCTGCCCTCGCTGGCCACCAACGACGACTCCGCCAGCGACCCGGTCGTCACCGCGGGCACCGCCGGCCAGGCCTTCGCCGACCAGACCAAGACCGCGTCGCTCTCGGGTGGCCAGGCCATCCGCGTCACCGCCGGCACGGTCAAGTTCGTCAACAGCGCGTCCTACCCGCTGTCGGCCACGGTCGACGGCTACGCGCTCAAGTCGATCACCATGCCGACCGGCGGCAACTACTTCACCGGTGTGCTCCCGGCCATGGCCGCCGACGCCGCCCCGAAGCTCGCGGTGACCAGCAACGGCGTGACCAAGACCTTCAGCTACGCCGCCGGCAACAGCAGCGCCGTCGCCGACTCGTTCGACTTCCAGATCTCGGCCAGCCCGACGATCTCGGTCACCCCGGCCTCCGGCCCGCTCGACGGCACCAACGTCATCGCCATCAAGGGCAGCGGCTTCACCGCCTCGACCACGGTCACCGTCGACAGCGCGAGCTGCCCGGTCGTGGCCAGCACGGTCAAGGCCACCTCGCTGAGCTGCACCGTGGCCGCCGGCACCACCACCGGCCCGGTCACGGTCCAGACCTCGACCGGCGGCACCACCAGCATCGTCAGCGCCGGCAGCACCTACACCTACGTGGACTGA
- a CDS encoding replication-associated recombination protein A — translation MRPRTLDEVVGQEHLLAPGSPLRRLVEGDAPMSLILFGPPGTGKTTLALIVSSATNRRFEQLSALNAGVKDVREVIARAKAELTHQGRQTVLFIDEIHRFSKTQQDSLLAAVEARHVTLVAATTENPFFSIVSPLLSRSLLLTLQPLDEAAVGQLVDRAIVSPRGLDSRVTLDADARAHLLRLAGGDARRALTALEAAAGTSLAEGRAAVDLATLEQAVDSAAVRYDRDGDQHYDVISAFIKSIRGSDADAAVHYLARMIEAGEDPRFIARRLVVHASEDVGLADPTALLAATAAAQAVQLVGLPEARINLTQATVHLALAPKSNAVVRAIDAAQADVRNGLAGAVPPALRDAHYAGAKKLGAGARYVYPHDTAEGVVAQQYPPDELVGRDYYEPAGRGAERHILERVTKLRGLLRGGRRSGS, via the coding sequence ATGCGGCCGCGCACCCTGGACGAGGTGGTGGGCCAGGAACACCTGCTCGCCCCCGGCTCGCCGCTGCGCCGCCTCGTCGAGGGCGACGCCCCCATGTCGCTGATCCTGTTCGGGCCGCCGGGCACCGGCAAGACCACGCTCGCGCTCATCGTGTCGAGCGCCACCAACCGCCGCTTCGAGCAGCTGTCCGCGCTGAACGCCGGCGTGAAGGACGTCCGCGAGGTCATCGCCCGGGCCAAGGCCGAGCTCACCCACCAGGGCCGGCAGACGGTGCTGTTCATCGACGAGATCCATCGCTTCTCCAAGACCCAGCAGGACTCGCTGCTCGCCGCGGTCGAGGCCCGCCACGTGACGCTGGTCGCGGCCACCACCGAGAACCCGTTCTTCTCGATCGTGTCGCCGCTGCTGTCGCGCAGCCTGCTGCTGACGCTGCAACCGCTGGACGAGGCCGCGGTGGGGCAGCTCGTCGACCGGGCGATCGTCAGCCCCCGCGGCCTCGACTCGCGGGTGACGCTCGACGCCGACGCCCGGGCGCACCTGCTGCGCCTCGCCGGCGGCGACGCGCGCCGGGCCCTGACCGCCCTGGAGGCCGCGGCCGGCACGTCGCTGGCCGAGGGGCGCGCGGCGGTCGACCTCGCCACGCTCGAGCAGGCCGTCGACAGCGCCGCGGTCCGCTACGACCGCGACGGCGACCAGCACTACGACGTCATCAGCGCCTTCATCAAGTCGATCCGCGGCTCGGACGCCGACGCCGCCGTCCACTACCTCGCCCGCATGATCGAGGCGGGGGAGGACCCCCGCTTCATCGCGCGCCGCCTCGTCGTCCACGCCTCCGAGGACGTCGGGCTCGCCGACCCGACGGCGCTGCTGGCCGCGACCGCCGCGGCGCAGGCCGTGCAGCTGGTCGGGCTGCCCGAGGCGCGGATCAACCTCACCCAGGCCACCGTCCACCTCGCCCTCGCGCCGAAGTCCAACGCCGTGGTGCGGGCGATCGACGCGGCCCAGGCCGACGTCCGCAACGGTCTCGCCGGGGCCGTCCCACCCGCCTTGCGCGACGCGCACTACGCGGGGGCGAAGAAGCTCGGCGCGGGCGCGCGCTACGTCTACCCGCACGACACCGCCGAGGGGGTCGTGGCGCAGCAGTACCCGCCCGACGAGCTCGTCGGGCGGGACTACTACGAGCCCGCGGGACGCGGCGCCGAGCGGCACATCCTGGAGCGGGTGACCAAGCTGCGCGGCCTGCTGCGGGGCGGGCGCCGTTCCGGCAGCTGA
- a CDS encoding DUF948 domain-containing protein: protein MSGAAIAALIAAGAFVLLVLLLAIPLLKLGRTLDEATLAVRKTHEGVAPIMSEAQTAVTQLNAQLVQIEGIATNVNSMTTNVAAMTAVVSSTLGSPMIKAAAFTYGVRKTVSDRRDAEAVKAARRKHRASRGRRA from the coding sequence ATGTCCGGAGCGGCCATCGCCGCGCTGATCGCCGCGGGCGCGTTCGTGTTGCTCGTCCTGCTGCTCGCGATCCCGCTGCTCAAGCTCGGCCGCACCCTGGACGAGGCGACCCTCGCCGTGCGCAAGACCCACGAGGGCGTCGCGCCGATCATGTCCGAGGCGCAGACCGCGGTCACGCAGCTCAACGCCCAGCTCGTGCAGATCGAGGGCATCGCGACCAACGTCAACTCCATGACCACGAACGTCGCCGCGATGACCGCGGTCGTGTCGTCCACGCTCGGCAGCCCGATGATCAAGGCGGCGGCCTTCACCTACGGCGTGCGCAAGACGGTGTCCGACCGGCGCGACGCCGAGGCGGTCAAGGCGGCGCGACGCAAGCACCGGGCGAGCCGGGGGCGGCGCGCGTGA